One Anoplopoma fimbria isolate UVic2021 breed Golden Eagle Sablefish chromosome 2, Afim_UVic_2022, whole genome shotgun sequence DNA window includes the following coding sequences:
- the LOC129109072 gene encoding G2/M phase-specific E3 ubiquitin-protein ligase-like, with protein MFQVVHRVAGAFERFKEGLKVLGVLDAIRMHPESFRPLMCHEPTALTADLMDHLFHIRLSEVGSNKRRTEELVVPFWRDYLQDVEEQEGPSKLGKILAFATGASVVPPVGFSPQPSIDFLHEHSSSPKQRLPMANTCINCLKLPLLDTYEAFRESMDFAIGNTQGFGRE; from the exons ATGTTCCAGGTGGTCCACAGAGTTGCCGGGGCATTTGAAAG ATTTAAGGAGGGGCTGAAGGTCCTTGGTGTTCTAGATGCAATCAGAATGCATCCAGAAAGTTTCAGGCCCTTAATGTGCCACGAACCAACGGCTCTCACTGCTGACTTAATGGACCATCTTTTCCACATCCGGCTGTCTGAAGTGGGAAGCAacaagagaaggacagaggaactTGTTGTACCATTTTGGAGGGATTACCTGCAAGATGTTGAAG aGCAAGAGGGACCATCAAAGCTAGGTAAAATCCTAGCCTTTGCAACAGGTGCAAGTGTCGTCCCTCCAGTTGGCTTCTCCCCTCAGCCATCAATTGATTTCCTGCATGAACATTCCTCCAGCCCCAAACAGCGTTTGCCCATGGCGAACACTTGCATCAACTGCCTAAAGTTGCCACTGCTTGACACTTATGAGGCTTTTAGGGAGAGCATGGACTTTGCAATAGGTAACACACAGGGTTTTGGTAGAGAATAA